A portion of the Streptomyces sp. NBC_00376 genome contains these proteins:
- a CDS encoding phosphocholine-specific phospholipase C → MTEINRRRFLQIAGATAGFTALSGSIDRAAAIPAARRSGTVQDVEHIVVLMQENRSFDHYFGSMKGVRGFGDPRPVTLPSGKPVWHQTSFFGKETLPYHPDADDLGMQFIAGLDHDWAGGHSAFNNGKYDNWIPAKGTGTMAYLTREDIPFHYALADKFTVCDDYHCSFMGATDPNRYYMLSGHVGNDGTGGGPVLGNQEAGYGWTTYAERLEKAGISWKVYQDIGDGLDAAGGWGWINDAYRGNYGDNSLLYFNNYRNAKPGDPLYEKARTGTNAKAGDGYFDILKADVKAGRLPQISWIAAPEAFSEHPNWPANYGAWYISHVLDALTSNPEVWSRTALFITYDENDGYFDHVVPPYPPASAGQGLSTVDTTLDHYKGSIGYAAGPYGLGQRVPMIVVSPWSTGGYVCSETFDHTSILRFMENRFGVKETNISPWRRAICGDLTSAFDFSLKNTNPADLPDTAGYAPPDRDRHNSYVPRPPAQGALPRQEAGARPSRPLSYAPYVDGAADLSTGKYKLTFSAGDQAGAAFQVRSQNRSDGPWTYTAAAGKPVSDSWNSYYSSGSYDLTAHGPNGFLRAFKGNNKAAEPEVTARHDAGNLKLTLTNPSTVDAHLTVTNAYGGRRQTYTVRAGATVEQSIDLRATKRWYDLTIVVEGNAGYLRRLAGHVENGRAGVSDPGIATV, encoded by the coding sequence ATGACCGAAATCAACCGGCGTCGCTTCCTTCAAATCGCGGGAGCTACCGCGGGGTTCACCGCTCTGTCCGGATCCATCGACCGCGCCGCAGCCATCCCCGCGGCGCGCCGCAGTGGAACCGTCCAGGACGTCGAACACATCGTCGTCCTCATGCAGGAGAACCGTTCCTTCGATCATTACTTCGGGTCGATGAAGGGCGTCCGGGGCTTCGGCGACCCCCGCCCGGTGACACTGCCCAGCGGCAAGCCGGTATGGCACCAGACCAGCTTTTTCGGCAAGGAAACGCTGCCGTACCACCCGGACGCCGACGACCTGGGCATGCAGTTCATCGCAGGCCTCGATCACGACTGGGCCGGTGGGCACAGCGCGTTCAACAACGGTAAGTACGACAACTGGATCCCCGCCAAGGGCACCGGCACCATGGCGTACCTGACACGGGAAGACATCCCGTTCCATTACGCCCTCGCCGACAAATTCACCGTCTGCGACGACTACCACTGCTCGTTCATGGGTGCGACCGACCCGAACCGCTACTACATGCTTTCCGGACACGTCGGCAACGACGGTACCGGCGGCGGCCCGGTCCTCGGTAATCAGGAAGCGGGCTACGGCTGGACGACGTACGCCGAGCGCCTTGAGAAGGCAGGAATTTCCTGGAAGGTGTACCAGGACATCGGCGACGGCCTCGATGCGGCCGGCGGCTGGGGCTGGATCAACGACGCATACCGCGGCAACTACGGCGACAATTCCCTGCTGTACTTCAACAACTACCGCAATGCCAAGCCCGGCGACCCCCTTTACGAAAAGGCCCGCACCGGCACGAACGCCAAGGCGGGAGACGGATACTTCGACATCCTCAAAGCCGACGTCAAGGCCGGCAGATTGCCGCAGATCTCCTGGATCGCCGCCCCCGAAGCGTTCTCCGAACACCCCAACTGGCCTGCAAACTACGGCGCTTGGTACATCTCGCACGTCCTTGACGCGCTCACCTCGAACCCCGAGGTATGGAGCAGGACCGCCCTGTTCATCACCTACGACGAGAACGACGGCTACTTCGACCACGTCGTACCGCCCTATCCGCCGGCCTCCGCCGGCCAGGGCCTGTCCACCGTCGACACCACGCTCGACCACTACAAGGGCAGTATCGGATACGCCGCAGGTCCGTACGGCCTCGGGCAGCGTGTCCCGATGATCGTTGTCTCGCCGTGGTCCACCGGCGGATACGTCTGCTCCGAGACCTTCGACCACACCTCGATCCTGCGCTTCATGGAGAACCGGTTCGGGGTGAAGGAGACCAACATCTCGCCATGGCGGCGCGCCATCTGTGGTGACCTCACATCCGCCTTCGACTTCTCCCTCAAGAACACGAACCCGGCCGACCTGCCGGACACCGCGGGCTACGCCCCGCCGGACCGCGACCGCCACAACAGCTACGTACCGAGGCCACCTGCCCAGGGCGCCCTGCCCCGGCAGGAGGCCGGGGCGCGGCCGAGCCGCCCGCTCTCCTACGCCCCGTATGTCGATGGGGCCGCAGACCTCTCGACCGGCAAGTACAAGCTGACGTTCAGCGCAGGGGACCAGGCGGGCGCCGCCTTCCAGGTGCGCTCCCAGAATCGCTCCGACGGCCCGTGGACGTACACGGCGGCAGCCGGGAAGCCCGTCTCCGACAGCTGGAACTCGTATTATTCCAGCGGCAGTTACGACCTCACGGCCCACGGCCCGAACGGCTTCCTGCGCGCTTTCAAGGGCAACAACAAGGCCGCCGAGCCGGAGGTGACGGCACGCCACGACGCCGGCAACCTGAAGCTCACCCTGACCAACCCGTCGACCGTCGACGCACACCTCACCGTGACCAACGCGTACGGCGGCCGGCGCCAGACCTATACGGTCCGCGCCGGCGCCACCGTCGAGCAGAGCATCGACCTGCGCGCGACCAAGCGCTGGTACGACCTGACGATCGTCGTCGAGGGCAACGCCGGATATCTGCGGCGCCTGGCCGGGCACGTCGAGAACGGTCGGGCCGGCGTGAGTGACCCGGGCATCGCGACCGTGTGA
- a CDS encoding GH1 family beta-glucosidase: MTLDHLPADFIWGASTASYQIEGATKEDGRGPSVWDTFTARPGTIRDGHTGDVACDHYHRYEQDIALMAEAGLTGYRFSIAWPRIQPTGKGEVNPKGLDFYDRLVDGLLTRGIEPVPTLFHWDLPQALEDDGGWLNRDTAHRFAEYAAIMADRLGDRVQKWITLNEPFIHMVWGYGLGTHAPGRTLFLDCLPVAHHQLLGHGLALRELRARGLQVMIANNCTPVWPASDSPADRAAARAYDNLHNRLFNDPIFKGAYPDLSDFGADVTLDGSVRDGDLELISAPLSALGINYYNPTRIQAPASEGLPFEEAPIEGYRRTSFDWPVVPDGLRELLVGLKERYPALPPVYITENGCSAEDVVDADGAVLDPDRIDYLDTHLQAVDTAVAQGVDVRGYFTWTLIDNFEWAEGFHQRFGLVHVDHDTQVRTPKASFAWYRDLIRAQRG; encoded by the coding sequence GTGACACTGGACCATCTCCCTGCGGACTTCATCTGGGGCGCCTCGACGGCGTCGTATCAGATCGAGGGCGCCACCAAGGAGGACGGCCGCGGACCCTCGGTATGGGACACCTTCACCGCGCGGCCCGGCACGATCCGCGACGGGCACACCGGTGACGTGGCCTGCGACCACTACCACCGGTACGAGCAGGACATCGCACTGATGGCCGAGGCGGGCCTCACCGGCTACCGCTTCTCCATCGCCTGGCCCCGGATCCAGCCGACCGGCAAGGGCGAGGTCAACCCCAAGGGCCTGGACTTCTACGACCGGCTGGTCGACGGCCTGCTCACCCGCGGCATCGAACCCGTCCCCACCCTGTTCCACTGGGACCTTCCGCAGGCCCTCGAGGACGACGGCGGCTGGCTGAACCGCGACACAGCACACCGCTTCGCCGAGTACGCCGCCATCATGGCCGACCGGCTGGGCGACCGCGTCCAGAAGTGGATCACGCTCAACGAGCCGTTCATCCACATGGTCTGGGGCTACGGTCTCGGCACTCACGCACCGGGCCGCACCCTGTTCCTGGACTGCCTGCCGGTCGCCCACCATCAGCTGCTCGGCCACGGCCTGGCGCTCAGGGAGCTGCGGGCGCGCGGCCTCCAGGTGATGATCGCCAACAACTGCACCCCGGTCTGGCCCGCCTCGGACTCCCCCGCCGACCGGGCCGCCGCGCGAGCCTATGACAACCTGCACAACCGCCTGTTCAACGACCCGATCTTCAAGGGCGCCTACCCGGACCTGTCGGACTTCGGCGCGGACGTGACCCTCGACGGCTCCGTCCGGGACGGCGATCTCGAACTGATCTCGGCCCCCTTGAGCGCGCTCGGCATCAACTACTACAACCCGACCCGGATCCAGGCGCCGGCGTCCGAGGGGCTGCCGTTCGAAGAGGCCCCCATCGAGGGCTACCGCCGCACCTCCTTCGACTGGCCCGTCGTCCCCGACGGCCTGCGGGAACTGCTCGTCGGCCTCAAGGAGCGTTACCCGGCACTCCCGCCGGTCTACATCACGGAGAACGGCTGCTCGGCCGAGGACGTCGTCGATGCGGACGGGGCCGTCCTCGACCCCGACCGCATCGACTACTTGGACACCCATCTCCAGGCCGTCGACACCGCCGTGGCCCAGGGCGTGGACGTGCGCGGCTACTTCACCTGGACCCTGATCGACAACTTCGAATGGGCCGAGGGCTTCCACCAGCGCTTCGGTCTCGTCCACGTCGACCACGACACCCAGGTCCGCACCCCGAAGGCGTCCTTCGCGTGGTACCGCGACCTCATCCGCGCCCAGCGCGGCTGA
- a CDS encoding TetR/AcrR family transcriptional regulator has product MNQDRTAGTLRRLPVQKRSAERFERLLDACAELLDEVGYAGLTTKEVARRAEVPIGTLYQFFSDREGLIGALAARNLESFLGRVADRLEQEEPEGISGIVDVTVDEFVTMRRTITGFGVVDFGAVGQDHTLEPTLDNNTAVAGRLRSLTASLIGVQDDAEFEIAVRVALECADSVLQLAFRIDPQGDAQLIAECKRVLNSYLNDRRR; this is encoded by the coding sequence GTGAATCAAGATCGCACCGCAGGGACGCTGCGCCGGCTGCCGGTCCAGAAGCGCAGCGCCGAACGCTTCGAACGGCTGCTGGACGCTTGCGCCGAACTCCTGGACGAGGTCGGCTACGCAGGGCTGACCACCAAGGAGGTGGCCCGCAGGGCCGAGGTGCCCATCGGCACCCTCTACCAGTTCTTCTCCGACAGGGAGGGGCTGATCGGAGCGCTCGCCGCCCGCAATCTGGAGTCCTTCCTGGGGCGGGTCGCGGACCGGCTGGAGCAGGAGGAGCCCGAGGGCATCTCGGGCATCGTGGATGTGACCGTCGACGAATTCGTCACCATGCGCCGGACGATCACCGGTTTCGGCGTGGTCGACTTCGGCGCGGTGGGACAGGACCACACCCTGGAGCCGACCCTGGACAACAACACCGCGGTCGCCGGAAGGCTGCGCTCACTGACCGCCTCCCTGATCGGGGTCCAGGACGACGCCGAATTCGAGATCGCGGTGCGGGTTGCCCTGGAGTGCGCGGACAGTGTGCTGCAACTCGCCTTCCGTATCGATCCGCAGGGCGACGCCCAGCTGATCGCTGAGTGCAAACGAGTCCTCAACAGCTATCTGAACGATCGACGCCGGTGA
- a CDS encoding MFS transporter, which produces MSLAPELPERPERSRLSERPEALAEPVRRVGPGWVALYVLANVGVFIPMQVPTTFLMPEQIAQIDPAGKVGSYAWVSMMGAISGIVIAPLAGALSDRTTSRFGRRRPWMLVGSLVCMATLVFTGLQTTVVGVALGSLVLSASFMIIGAGLSPVVPDQVPVAQRGAVLGWAMVPQAGALIAGGLLIGLVTGFASQYLLMAVLPLLILLFATTMKDPPLPRLHREPFSLRTFLDGYRISPRAHPDFVWAMSSRFIMGLGYGMGTLYLPYFLDDVLHYEKLFPGRSTEDGLLIVIGINCLATISTVVLSGWLSDKLGKRRMLVFLGGVTMAVAAVPLALSPTWTMTLVAAVILGLGYGVYLAVDTALVTEVLPASADRGKDMALANLMTSLPYVLVPAVASVVLSGPGGYSSLFLCSAAMSALGAVLVWKVKAVR; this is translated from the coding sequence ATGAGCCTTGCCCCCGAGCTGCCCGAGCGCCCCGAGCGCAGCCGGCTGTCCGAGCGCCCCGAGGCCCTCGCCGAGCCCGTCCGCCGGGTCGGCCCCGGCTGGGTCGCCCTGTACGTCCTGGCCAACGTCGGGGTGTTCATCCCGATGCAGGTGCCGACCACGTTCCTGATGCCCGAGCAGATCGCCCAGATCGACCCGGCGGGGAAGGTCGGCAGCTACGCCTGGGTCAGCATGATGGGCGCGATCTCGGGCATCGTCATCGCACCGCTGGCCGGCGCGCTCAGCGACCGCACCACCAGCCGGTTCGGCCGCCGCCGGCCGTGGATGCTCGTGGGCTCGCTGGTCTGCATGGCGACGCTGGTCTTCACCGGCCTCCAGACGACGGTCGTCGGGGTCGCGCTCGGCTCCCTCGTGCTGTCCGCCTCGTTCATGATCATCGGTGCCGGACTCTCGCCGGTGGTGCCCGACCAGGTCCCGGTCGCCCAACGCGGCGCCGTGCTGGGCTGGGCCATGGTCCCGCAGGCGGGCGCCCTGATCGCGGGCGGGCTGCTGATCGGTCTGGTCACGGGCTTCGCCTCGCAGTACCTGCTGATGGCCGTACTGCCGCTCCTGATCCTGCTGTTCGCGACCACCATGAAGGATCCGCCGCTGCCCCGCCTGCACCGCGAGCCGTTCTCGCTGCGCACCTTCCTGGACGGCTACCGGATCAGTCCGCGCGCGCACCCCGACTTCGTCTGGGCGATGAGCTCCCGCTTCATCATGGGTCTCGGCTACGGCATGGGCACGCTCTACCTGCCGTACTTCCTGGACGACGTCCTGCACTACGAGAAGTTGTTCCCCGGCCGGTCCACCGAGGACGGCCTGCTCATCGTGATCGGCATCAACTGCCTGGCCACGATCTCGACGGTCGTCCTCAGCGGCTGGCTCTCCGACAAGCTGGGCAAGCGGCGCATGCTGGTCTTCCTCGGCGGCGTCACGATGGCCGTCGCCGCGGTCCCGCTCGCGCTGTCGCCCACGTGGACCATGACGCTGGTCGCGGCCGTCATCCTGGGCCTGGGCTACGGCGTGTATCTGGCCGTCGACACCGCCCTGGTCACCGAGGTGCTCCCCGCCTCGGCCGACCGCGGCAAGGACATGGCCCTGGCCAACCTGATGACCTCCCTGCCCTACGTTCTCGTTCCCGCGGTCGCCTCGGTCGTGCTCAGCGGTCCGGGGGGCTACAGCTCGCTGTTTCTCTGCTCGGCGGCCATGTCCGCGCTGGGCGCGGTACTGGTCTGGAAGGTCAAAGCCGTCCGTTGA
- a CDS encoding alpha-galactosidase, which produces MITHHSEARLWLLSTPGTSYAFRLDADDTPRHVHWGRPLTLEQAVVIAADLPDEDPGGDDPGSEEYVVEGGLRFGAQSLTVRFDDGVRGFEWRFLSHTVEDGLLTLSFTDRVRSLGLDLHYRLRDGHDQIERWAVLTADEPVDVLRFDSAAWTLPARDDYRVSHVVGEWGREFQLQRDRVPVGETVFTSRLGITGQHAGPWLMLDAQDAAEEHGEVWSAALAWSGSRRITLRRDSYGRASWTGGFGHEGLVWKLAAGERLETPVFTGLYAPDGFGGTSRRWHAYIEREVLPARPAERPLIFNSWEATEFDISEKQQTELADLAAGLGVEVFVVDDAWFGARTSDMAGLGDWWPNPDRFPNGLGPLADHVRALGMGFGLWVEPEAVNPDSDLFRAHPDWILCQDGRTRTRRRHQHVLNFARRDVREWAVDWLVRTVTELDVVFLKWDMNRPFSEAGQPGAADPDRVWIEHTRGVYEVMDRLRAARPGLYLESCAGGGGRADLGVLARADQVWTSDNTDAADRVAIQHGHCQLLPARTMGAWVTDSPHSFTARPTSIRYRFHVSMAGAMGIGGNLRNWSEEDLAWARMLVEQYKRIRPVVHGGVQYRLEHDAVQYLTENEVVVFQFQPSALTRSVARTRLKGLDPDARYRDETTGAVHEGAVLLSHGLPPLLSFDWTSELVHLKRVSR; this is translated from the coding sequence GTGATCACTCACCACTCCGAAGCCCGCCTCTGGCTCCTGAGTACCCCTGGCACCTCCTACGCCTTCCGGCTGGACGCCGACGACACCCCCCGGCATGTGCACTGGGGCCGGCCGCTGACCCTGGAGCAGGCCGTCGTGATCGCGGCCGACCTGCCCGACGAGGACCCCGGCGGCGACGACCCCGGCAGTGAGGAGTACGTGGTCGAGGGCGGCCTGCGGTTCGGGGCGCAGTCGCTGACCGTCCGGTTCGACGACGGTGTCCGCGGCTTCGAGTGGCGGTTCCTCTCGCACACGGTCGAGGACGGCCTGCTCACGCTCTCCTTCACCGACCGTGTCCGCTCCCTCGGTCTCGACCTGCACTACCGGCTCCGGGACGGCCATGACCAGATCGAGCGCTGGGCCGTCCTCACCGCGGACGAGCCGGTGGACGTCCTGCGGTTCGACTCCGCCGCCTGGACGCTGCCCGCCCGCGACGACTACCGCGTCAGCCATGTGGTGGGGGAATGGGGCCGGGAGTTCCAGCTCCAGCGCGACCGGGTGCCCGTCGGGGAGACCGTGTTCACCAGCCGGCTCGGCATCACGGGACAGCATGCCGGGCCGTGGCTGATGCTCGACGCGCAGGACGCCGCCGAGGAGCACGGCGAGGTCTGGAGCGCGGCCCTGGCCTGGAGCGGCAGCCGCCGGATCACCCTGCGCCGCGACTCCTACGGCCGCGCCTCCTGGACGGGCGGGTTCGGCCACGAGGGCCTGGTCTGGAAGCTGGCCGCCGGCGAGCGTCTGGAGACCCCCGTCTTCACCGGGCTGTATGCCCCCGACGGCTTCGGCGGCACCAGCCGCCGCTGGCACGCCTACATCGAACGTGAGGTGCTGCCCGCCCGCCCTGCCGAACGCCCGTTGATCTTCAACTCGTGGGAGGCGACCGAGTTCGACATCAGCGAGAAGCAGCAGACCGAGCTGGCCGACCTGGCCGCGGGTCTCGGCGTCGAGGTCTTCGTCGTGGACGACGCCTGGTTCGGCGCGCGCACCAGCGACATGGCCGGGCTCGGCGACTGGTGGCCCAACCCCGACCGCTTCCCGAACGGCCTGGGCCCGCTCGCCGACCACGTCCGCGCACTGGGCATGGGCTTCGGCCTGTGGGTCGAGCCCGAGGCGGTCAACCCCGACAGCGACCTCTTCCGTGCGCACCCCGACTGGATCCTGTGCCAGGACGGCCGTACCCGCACCCGGCGCCGCCACCAGCACGTGCTGAACTTCGCCCGCCGCGACGTCCGGGAATGGGCGGTCGACTGGCTGGTCAGGACCGTCACCGAGCTGGACGTGGTCTTCCTCAAATGGGACATGAACCGGCCCTTCAGCGAGGCGGGGCAGCCCGGTGCCGCCGACCCCGACCGGGTCTGGATCGAGCACACGCGCGGGGTCTACGAGGTGATGGACCGGCTGCGCGCCGCCCGTCCCGGCCTGTACCTGGAATCGTGCGCGGGCGGCGGCGGCCGGGCCGACCTGGGCGTGCTGGCCCGCGCCGACCAGGTCTGGACGTCCGACAACACCGACGCCGCCGACCGGGTCGCGATCCAGCACGGCCACTGCCAGCTGCTGCCCGCCCGGACCATGGGCGCCTGGGTCACCGACAGCCCGCACAGCTTCACCGCCCGCCCGACCTCGATCCGGTACCGCTTCCATGTCTCGATGGCCGGGGCGATGGGCATCGGCGGCAACCTGCGGAACTGGAGCGAGGAGGATCTGGCCTGGGCCCGGATGCTGGTCGAGCAGTACAAGCGGATCCGGCCCGTGGTGCACGGCGGCGTCCAGTACCGCCTGGAGCACGACGCCGTGCAGTACCTCACCGAGAACGAGGTCGTCGTCTTCCAGTTCCAGCCGTCCGCGCTGACCCGCTCGGTCGCCCGCACCCGGCTGAAGGGCCTCGACCCCGACGCCCGCTACCGGGACGAGACCACCGGCGCCGTCCACGAGGGCGCCGTCCTGCTCAGCCACGGCCTCCCGCCGCTGCTGTCCTTCGACTGGACGAGCGAGCTCGTCCACCTCAAGAGAGTGTCCCGATGA
- a CDS encoding discoidin domain-containing protein: MTMVQPPRHRFRSLTVVSLLLAVMTLVLGPVPSSAAEPNWWDPTARPTPDSQTNVTGEPFKGTDAQGRVRGFVDAHDHIMSNEGFGGRLICGKPFSEQGVTDALKDCPEHYPDGTGAVFDFITKGDGKHDPNGWPTFKDWPAHDSLTHQQNYYAWIERAWRGGQRVLVNDLVTNGVICSVYFFKDRSCDEMTAIRLEAQKSYDMQAFIDKMYGGPGKGWFRIVTDSAQAREVIKQGKLAVVLGVETSEPFGCKQILDIAQCSKEDIDRGLDELYKLGVRSMFLCHKFDNALCGVRYDSGALGTAINVGQFLSTGTFWKTETCRGPQHDNPIGNARAPEAEKQLPEGVAVPSYASDAQCNTRGLTDLGAYAVRGMMQRHMMLELDHMSVKAAGQAFDIMESESYPGAISSHSWMDLGWTERLYKLGGFAAQYMSGSEAFSAEAKRTDALREKYKVGYGYGTDMNGVGGWPAPRGGDTPNPVKYPFRSTDGGSVIDKQTAGERTWDFNTDGASHYGMVPDWIEDIRIVGGQGVVDDLFSGAESYLHTWGNTEQHKSGANLASGATASASSSEWWNPFVSFAPGKAVDGDTSTRWASEWNNDQWLRIDLGSSKPVDRVTLDWEEAYGKSYRVELSEDGTTWKTAWSTTAGDGGLDTARFAGTRARYVRITGLERGTQWGYSLREVGVYAD; this comes from the coding sequence ATGACCATGGTTCAACCTCCGCGCCACAGATTCAGATCCCTCACAGTGGTGTCACTGCTCCTCGCCGTGATGACCCTGGTACTCGGCCCGGTGCCCAGCTCCGCGGCGGAGCCCAACTGGTGGGATCCGACCGCCCGGCCCACACCCGACTCGCAGACAAACGTCACGGGCGAGCCCTTCAAGGGCACCGACGCCCAGGGGCGTGTAAGGGGCTTCGTCGACGCCCACGACCACATCATGTCCAACGAGGGCTTCGGCGGCCGGCTGATCTGCGGCAAGCCGTTCTCGGAGCAGGGTGTCACCGACGCGCTCAAGGACTGCCCCGAGCACTACCCCGACGGCACGGGCGCCGTCTTCGACTTCATCACCAAGGGGGACGGGAAGCACGACCCCAACGGGTGGCCCACGTTCAAGGACTGGCCCGCCCATGACTCGCTGACCCACCAGCAGAACTACTACGCCTGGATCGAGCGGGCATGGCGCGGCGGCCAGCGGGTGCTGGTCAACGACCTGGTCACCAACGGCGTGATCTGCTCGGTCTACTTCTTCAAGGACCGCAGCTGCGACGAGATGACCGCCATCCGTCTCGAGGCGCAGAAGTCGTACGACATGCAGGCCTTCATCGACAAGATGTACGGCGGCCCGGGCAAGGGCTGGTTCCGTATCGTCACCGACAGTGCGCAGGCCCGCGAGGTCATCAAGCAGGGCAAACTGGCCGTCGTCCTGGGGGTCGAGACCTCCGAGCCGTTCGGCTGCAAGCAGATCCTGGACATCGCGCAGTGCAGCAAGGAGGACATCGACCGCGGCCTCGACGAGCTGTACAAACTGGGCGTGCGCAGCATGTTCCTGTGCCACAAGTTCGACAACGCACTGTGCGGGGTGCGCTACGACTCCGGCGCCCTCGGTACGGCCATCAACGTGGGCCAGTTCCTGTCGACCGGCACCTTCTGGAAGACGGAGACCTGCCGCGGCCCGCAGCACGACAACCCCATCGGCAACGCGAGGGCACCCGAGGCGGAGAAGCAGCTGCCGGAGGGGGTGGCCGTCCCCTCGTACGCCTCGGACGCGCAGTGCAACACCCGCGGGCTGACCGACCTCGGCGCGTACGCGGTGCGCGGCATGATGCAACGTCACATGATGCTGGAACTCGACCACATGAGCGTCAAGGCCGCGGGTCAGGCCTTCGACATCATGGAGTCGGAGTCGTACCCGGGCGCCATCTCCTCGCACAGCTGGATGGACCTGGGCTGGACCGAGCGGCTCTACAAGCTCGGCGGGTTCGCCGCCCAGTACATGAGCGGCTCCGAGGCGTTCAGCGCGGAGGCCAAGCGCACGGACGCGCTGCGTGAGAAGTACAAGGTCGGCTACGGATACGGCACCGACATGAACGGAGTCGGCGGCTGGCCGGCCCCGCGGGGCGGGGACACCCCGAACCCAGTCAAGTACCCCTTCCGCAGCACGGACGGCGGCTCGGTGATCGACAAGCAGACCGCCGGCGAGCGCACATGGGACTTCAACACCGATGGTGCCTCGCACTACGGCATGGTCCCGGACTGGATCGAGGACATCCGGATCGTCGGCGGCCAGGGGGTCGTGGACGACCTCTTCTCGGGCGCCGAGTCCTACCTCCACACCTGGGGCAACACCGAGCAGCACAAGTCCGGGGCGAACCTGGCCTCGGGTGCCACCGCCTCGGCGTCCTCGTCGGAATGGTGGAACCCGTTCGTCAGCTTCGCGCCCGGCAAGGCCGTGGACGGCGACACCTCCACCCGCTGGGCCAGCGAGTGGAACAACGACCAGTGGCTGCGGATCGACCTCGGATCCTCGAAGCCGGTCGACCGCGTCACCCTCGACTGGGAGGAGGCGTACGGGAAGTCGTACCGCGTCGAGCTGTCGGAGGACGGCACGACCTGGAAGACGGCCTGGTCCACGACCGCCGGTGACGGCGGCCTGGACACGGCACGTTTCGCCGGAACCCGGGCGCGCTACGTACGAATCACCGGGCTGGAGCGCGGCACCCAGTGGGGCTACTCGCTTCGCGAGGTCGGCGTCTACGCCGACTGA